One Phycisphaerae bacterium RAS2 DNA window includes the following coding sequences:
- the fruA_1 gene encoding PTS system fructose-specific EIIABC component: MKLTEHLTPALIKVPLVAKDKKSAIAEMVDVLVQGGITEARDTLLAAVMERENQRTTGIGLGFAIPHAKTDAVKGLIIALGRTAQPIDFAAIDGKPVNLIALLVSPSNATSQHIQALARLSRMVTSASLLQKLLDAPDAQALYDLIAASDNAA, encoded by the coding sequence ATGAAACTTACCGAACACCTCACGCCGGCGCTGATCAAAGTTCCACTTGTCGCGAAGGATAAGAAGTCCGCCATTGCCGAGATGGTTGACGTGCTCGTGCAGGGCGGCATCACCGAAGCGCGCGACACGCTGCTGGCCGCCGTCATGGAGCGGGAGAATCAGCGCACGACCGGCATCGGCCTGGGCTTTGCCATTCCGCACGCCAAGACCGACGCGGTGAAAGGGCTGATCATCGCGCTGGGCCGCACGGCGCAGCCGATCGACTTCGCGGCGATTGACGGCAAGCCGGTGAACCTGATCGCGCTGCTGGTCAGCCCGTCAAACGCGACGAGCCAGCACATCCAAGCGCTGGCTCGCTTGAGCCGAATGGTCACCAGCGCATCCCTTCTTCAGAAGCTGCTCGACGCCCCCGACGCCCAGGCGCTTTACGATCTCATCGCTGCTTCTGACAACGCGGCGTGA
- the ftsK gene encoding DNA translocase FtsK gives MTLTDSHRQTLRNCRLIAALVFCTIAWVAILTFDPTDWPNAAVWPHAEPVHNGCGRIGAWIAFHAFHYLGEGVYPLIAFLSLAAGWRLSRRELTGWKLRAAGLGVLVAATASWAAMFRGNNADALVEGPGGILGIAVATTLTRGLSQFGAGLVLLAATVIGLLLTVEDLLRRLPRAVGLLRGQFNRFGDAVRSAAPARGRLTPVMMGAGNSATLAPPDAPRKRKPAAAPATEHADSNKPADDAANPETEVVVAEPVDEDSIDVDAELSGEDDAPSKLKAPERELIIKMLGRDRVEGKIPKSAWPTELGDYVLPPLSLCRDPESRFTAGQEGVVREKAAILERTLAEFRIEVKVVEIDTGPVITMFELELSAGTKVSQIQSLANDIARALKAPAVRVVAPIPGKNTIGIEVPNTEKEKVRLKELIMLGGVKPTKMALPVFIGKNASGDPLIVDIATMPHMLVAGTTGSGKSVAINTLVMSILMTQRPDHVKLILVDPKMVELSVFKEIPHLMCPIVTDMQRAEMILEWATQKMDERYELLAEAGVRDIGSFNKLGKEEVYNRFQPTSDEERRQIPTHLPYIVIIIDELADLMMTAGKEVEYHLSRLAQKSRAVGVHLIVATQRPQANVVTGLIKSNLPCRMSFRVSSRMDSRIVLDQNGAEVLMGEGDMLFLPPGSSKLVRAQGTYIEDDELRAVLKDLAAKAQPQFHHELVRLKPTGGEGEGERDPLFDRAVDIIVETSRGSVSLLQRRLEVGYSRASRLIDQMAAAGIVGEYKGSQAREVLLSQKEWDQIKKHRDHEVESGAFRGDMNAEHDDQFGTADLDDENDVPDLIDEQSDLRD, from the coding sequence GTGACACTCACTGATTCGCATCGCCAAACGCTTCGCAACTGCCGGCTCATTGCGGCGCTGGTCTTCTGCACCATCGCATGGGTCGCCATCCTCACCTTTGATCCGACCGATTGGCCCAACGCCGCCGTCTGGCCCCATGCCGAGCCGGTCCACAACGGTTGCGGCCGCATCGGTGCGTGGATCGCTTTTCATGCCTTCCACTACCTCGGAGAGGGCGTTTATCCGTTGATCGCGTTCCTCTCGCTCGCGGCGGGCTGGCGATTGTCGCGCCGTGAATTGACGGGCTGGAAACTCCGTGCGGCCGGGCTGGGAGTGCTGGTCGCGGCCACCGCATCGTGGGCCGCCATGTTTCGCGGAAACAACGCCGATGCGCTGGTCGAAGGCCCCGGCGGAATCCTCGGCATCGCTGTTGCGACAACACTGACACGCGGGCTTTCCCAGTTCGGCGCGGGCCTCGTCCTGCTCGCTGCGACGGTGATCGGTCTGCTGCTCACCGTGGAAGACCTGCTCCGCCGATTGCCCCGCGCCGTGGGTCTGTTGCGCGGGCAATTCAATCGATTTGGAGATGCCGTGCGATCTGCCGCGCCCGCACGCGGCCGCCTCACGCCGGTCATGATGGGCGCGGGCAATTCGGCGACCCTCGCGCCGCCCGACGCGCCGCGCAAGCGCAAGCCCGCCGCCGCGCCGGCCACCGAACACGCCGACTCCAACAAACCCGCCGACGACGCAGCCAACCCGGAAACCGAAGTCGTCGTCGCCGAACCGGTTGACGAAGACTCCATCGACGTGGACGCCGAATTGAGCGGCGAGGATGATGCGCCGTCGAAGCTCAAGGCTCCCGAGCGCGAACTGATCATCAAGATGCTCGGGCGCGACCGCGTCGAAGGCAAGATCCCCAAGAGCGCGTGGCCGACGGAACTGGGCGACTACGTGCTGCCGCCGCTGTCGCTTTGTCGCGATCCCGAGTCACGCTTCACCGCCGGGCAGGAAGGCGTCGTGCGCGAAAAGGCGGCGATTCTCGAACGCACACTCGCCGAGTTTCGCATCGAGGTGAAGGTTGTCGAGATCGACACCGGCCCGGTCATCACCATGTTCGAGCTGGAACTGTCGGCCGGCACGAAGGTCAGTCAGATTCAATCACTCGCCAACGACATCGCCCGCGCGCTGAAGGCCCCGGCCGTGCGCGTCGTCGCGCCGATCCCCGGAAAGAACACCATCGGGATCGAAGTGCCCAACACCGAGAAGGAGAAGGTGCGGCTGAAAGAACTCATCATGCTCGGCGGCGTGAAGCCGACCAAGATGGCGTTGCCCGTGTTCATCGGCAAGAACGCCAGCGGCGACCCGCTCATCGTAGACATCGCCACGATGCCGCACATGCTCGTCGCCGGCACAACCGGCAGCGGCAAGAGCGTCGCCATCAACACGCTGGTCATGTCGATCCTCATGACGCAGCGGCCCGATCATGTGAAGCTGATCCTCGTCGATCCGAAGATGGTCGAGTTGTCGGTCTTCAAAGAGATCCCGCATTTGATGTGCCCGATCGTCACCGACATGCAGCGCGCCGAGATGATTCTCGAGTGGGCCACGCAAAAGATGGACGAGCGGTACGAGCTGCTCGCCGAGGCCGGCGTCCGCGACATCGGCAGCTTCAACAAGCTCGGCAAGGAGGAGGTTTACAACCGCTTCCAACCGACCAGCGACGAAGAGCGCCGCCAGATCCCGACGCACCTGCCGTACATCGTCATCATCATCGACGAACTGGCCGATCTGATGATGACCGCCGGCAAGGAAGTCGAGTATCACCTGTCGCGCCTGGCGCAGAAGAGCCGCGCGGTCGGCGTGCATCTCATTGTCGCCACGCAACGGCCGCAGGCCAACGTCGTGACCGGCCTCATCAAGAGCAACCTACCCTGTCGCATGTCGTTCCGCGTGTCGTCGCGCATGGATTCGCGCATCGTGCTCGATCAGAACGGCGCCGAGGTCTTGATGGGCGAGGGCGACATGCTCTTCCTGCCGCCGGGGTCATCGAAACTGGTTCGCGCGCAGGGAACGTACATCGAAGACGACGAACTTCGCGCCGTGTTGAAAGACCTCGCGGCCAAGGCGCAGCCGCAATTCCATCACGAGCTGGTTCGATTGAAGCCGACCGGCGGCGAAGGCGAAGGCGAGCGCGATCCGCTCTTTGACCGCGCTGTGGACATCATCGTGGAGACCAGCCGCGGCAGCGTGAGCCTGTTGCAACGTCGGCTGGAGGTCGGCTATTCGCGCGCGAGCCGATTGATTGATCAAATGGCGGCCGCAGGAATCGTCGGCGAATACAAGGGCAGCCAGGCGCGCGAAGTGCTGCTGTCACAAAAAGAATGGGACCAGATCAAGAAACATCGTGATCACGAAGTCGAGTCGGGCGCGTTCCGAGGCGACATGAACGCGGAGCATGACGACCAATTCGGCACAGCCGATCTCGACGACGAAAACGACGTGCCCGACCTGATTGACGAGCAATCCGACCTGCGGGATTGA
- the nuc gene encoding Thermonuclease precursor, which yields MSLRRSCALTAVLDSDTLRLDIDGQAALVRLMDVHPPRARAGGSQPATAAGRRTLRWLREVVFKGVEEVQIESYPDAPPVSNSGKRLAHVFVRGEHLNERMVREGFSPYFQKYGHSLQHHHVLQSAELWARFEGVGIWSELGSASHYAALKRYWEMRAGQVNGFRIARHLGEEILGARSHYDDILERARANAHAILFAEAARAYHLADGSMLLQLGGPQQALSAVFPPRAHAIGAFVEREFVGDGKLNYLYFAGRMHLAESQPQIVIDGLEQISTTPLKSA from the coding sequence ATGTCCCTGCGGAGATCGTGCGCGCTGACAGCCGTGCTGGACAGCGACACGTTGCGGCTCGATATCGACGGTCAGGCGGCGCTGGTTCGTCTGATGGATGTGCATCCGCCGCGCGCCCGTGCCGGGGGGAGTCAACCGGCGACGGCGGCGGGGCGACGGACCCTGCGCTGGCTGCGCGAAGTGGTCTTCAAAGGGGTGGAAGAGGTACAAATTGAGTCGTATCCCGACGCGCCGCCCGTGTCGAACAGCGGGAAGCGGCTGGCGCATGTGTTTGTGCGCGGCGAACACCTGAACGAGCGGATGGTGCGTGAGGGGTTCAGCCCGTATTTTCAGAAGTACGGTCATTCGCTTCAGCACCATCACGTGCTTCAGTCCGCCGAACTGTGGGCGCGGTTCGAGGGCGTGGGCATTTGGAGCGAGCTGGGCAGCGCGTCGCACTACGCCGCGCTGAAGCGATACTGGGAAATGCGCGCCGGGCAGGTAAACGGTTTTCGCATCGCGCGGCATCTGGGCGAGGAGATCCTCGGCGCGCGGTCGCATTACGACGACATCCTCGAGCGCGCCCGGGCCAATGCCCACGCGATCCTCTTCGCCGAGGCGGCGCGGGCGTATCACCTGGCCGACGGGTCAATGTTGTTGCAACTGGGCGGTCCGCAGCAGGCGCTGTCGGCCGTCTTTCCTCCCCGTGCCCATGCAATCGGCGCATTCGTTGAGCGCGAGTTCGTCGGCGATGGGAAGTTGAACTATCTCTATTTTGCCGGCCGCATGCATCTGGCCGAAAGCCAGCCGCAGATCGTGATCGACGGGCTGGAGCAGATCAGCACGACGCCGCTCAAGTCGGCATAA
- the smpB gene encoding SsrA-binding protein, translating into MNFEVLERVEAGIALKGTEVKALRAGDASIAEAYARIDAGQVMLINFQIQPYKQGNQFNHDPKRPKRLLLHKREIKKLLARVTIKGQTLIPLSVYFNNRGLAKVELALARGKVTRDKRQDERKKQDLKDIARATRRGGL; encoded by the coding sequence ATGAACTTCGAGGTCCTGGAGCGGGTCGAGGCCGGAATCGCTCTTAAAGGCACGGAGGTCAAGGCCTTGCGCGCGGGGGACGCCAGCATCGCCGAGGCCTACGCCCGGATCGACGCCGGCCAGGTCATGCTCATTAATTTCCAGATACAGCCCTATAAACAGGGCAACCAGTTCAATCACGACCCCAAGCGTCCCAAGCGACTTCTGCTGCACAAGCGGGAAATCAAGAAGCTGCTCGCCCGCGTCACCATCAAGGGCCAGACGCTCATCCCGTTGAGTGTCTATTTCAATAACCGCGGCCTGGCCAAAGTCGAGCTGGCCCTGGCGCGCGGCAAGGTCACGCGCGACAAACGTCAGGATGAACGCAAGAAGCAGGACCTGAAGGACATCGCCCGCGCCACGCGCCGCGGCGGACTCTAG
- the sigW_2 gene encoding ECF RNA polymerase sigma factor SigW produces the protein MGEKYTMSEDMVANRPCDDRSSPARERDLIERAQRGCAASSHELIALHQDRLFAFVWRMVRNTHEAEEVCQETFLRAFSALGSFNNAYRFSTWLFTIGYRLCLNGIRKRRDVTPDLDFGNVSSADAGRDVEDVADRVANSDEARRLKERIWNSVDQLTPQQRAAVLLFYRESLSCQEIGEVLEMPAATVKSHLHRARSRLKGMLADSMAEDWSVLRFEAS, from the coding sequence ATGGGCGAAAAGTATACTATGAGTGAAGACATGGTAGCCAACCGGCCATGCGACGATCGGAGCAGCCCTGCCCGCGAGCGTGATCTCATCGAGCGCGCGCAGCGCGGGTGCGCCGCCAGTTCGCACGAGCTGATCGCCCTGCATCAGGACCGGCTGTTCGCGTTTGTCTGGCGCATGGTGCGGAACACGCACGAGGCCGAAGAGGTTTGTCAGGAGACGTTCCTGCGGGCGTTCTCGGCGCTGGGCAGTTTCAACAATGCGTACCGATTCAGCACGTGGTTGTTCACGATCGGTTACCGGCTCTGCCTGAACGGGATTCGCAAGCGGCGCGACGTGACGCCGGACCTGGATTTCGGCAACGTGTCGTCTGCGGATGCCGGGCGGGATGTGGAGGACGTGGCTGATCGCGTGGCGAACAGCGACGAGGCCCGCCGGCTGAAAGAAAGAATCTGGAATTCCGTCGATCAACTGACACCGCAGCAGCGCGCGGCGGTATTACTGTTCTACCGGGAGTCGTTGAGCTGTCAGGAGATCGGCGAGGTGCTTGAGATGCCCGCGGCGACGGTGAAGAGTCACCTGCATCGGGCGCGGAGCCGGTTGAAGGGCATGCTCGCTGATTCGATGGCGGAAGACTGGTCGGTGCTGCGGTTTGAGGCGAGTTGA
- a CDS encoding Type I phosphodiesterase / nucleotide pyrophosphatase → MSIERVAVIGLDCAEPSLVFDQWAEQLPNLTALRNRGAFGNLTSCMPPITVPAWSCMAASKDPGTLGIYGFRNRRDHSYDGLSIAMSMQVKEPRIWDLLTAAGEPSIIVGVPGTFPILKPIQGQMVTCFLTPNPADALGSEDPIKQYTHPPALKHTIKDLVGEYIVDVKGFRTDDKPWLLEQIYQMTDRRFAVVKHLATTQPWKLLWMVEMGTDRIHHGFWQYLDKQHHRYEPGNPMENAIRDYYIHLDRLIGDLVTTCDPSKTAFLVVSDHGAKRMDGGICFNDWLIREGYMALKQPPTGPSKFDIKNVDWSRTRAWGEGGYYGRCFLNIRGREPQGIVPPEQAEALADELIQKLEALPDHEGRPIGTRVYKPRDIYRAVNGVAPDLVVIFGDLHWRSVGTVGNESIYTFSNDTGPDDANHAQEGMYILAAPPGGPAIAPGRKDGPTLYDVAPTILKLLNRPVPGDMIGKPLV, encoded by the coding sequence GTGAGCATCGAACGCGTCGCCGTCATCGGACTGGATTGTGCCGAACCCTCCCTCGTCTTCGACCAGTGGGCCGAGCAGCTGCCGAACCTGACAGCCCTGCGAAACCGCGGCGCCTTCGGCAACCTCACCAGTTGCATGCCGCCCATCACTGTCCCCGCATGGAGCTGCATGGCCGCTTCAAAAGACCCCGGCACGCTCGGCATCTACGGCTTTCGCAATCGCAGGGACCACTCCTACGACGGCCTCTCCATCGCCATGTCCATGCAGGTGAAGGAGCCGCGCATCTGGGACCTGCTCACGGCGGCGGGTGAGCCGTCGATCATTGTCGGCGTCCCCGGTACGTTCCCGATCCTCAAGCCGATTCAGGGGCAGATGGTCACCTGCTTCCTGACGCCCAACCCGGCCGACGCGCTGGGCAGCGAGGACCCGATCAAGCAGTACACGCATCCGCCGGCCTTGAAACACACGATCAAGGATCTCGTCGGCGAATACATCGTGGACGTGAAGGGCTTCCGCACCGACGACAAGCCCTGGCTGCTCGAGCAGATCTATCAGATGACCGATCGGCGGTTTGCTGTCGTCAAGCACCTCGCGACGACGCAGCCGTGGAAGCTGCTCTGGATGGTCGAAATGGGGACCGACCGCATCCATCACGGCTTCTGGCAGTATTTAGACAAGCAGCACCATCGCTACGAACCGGGCAACCCGATGGAGAACGCCATTCGGGATTACTACATCCACCTCGACCGCCTGATCGGAGATTTAGTCACCACGTGCGACCCGTCGAAGACGGCGTTTCTCGTCGTCAGCGATCACGGCGCGAAACGCATGGACGGCGGCATCTGCTTCAACGATTGGCTGATCCGCGAGGGCTACATGGCACTCAAGCAGCCGCCAACCGGCCCCAGCAAGTTCGACATCAAGAACGTCGACTGGTCCCGCACGCGGGCCTGGGGCGAGGGCGGGTACTACGGGCGGTGTTTCCTCAACATTCGCGGGCGCGAGCCGCAGGGCATCGTGCCACCGGAGCAGGCCGAGGCGCTGGCCGATGAATTGATTCAGAAGCTCGAGGCGCTCCCGGATCACGAGGGCCGGCCGATCGGCACGCGCGTGTACAAGCCGCGCGACATTTACCGCGCGGTCAACGGCGTCGCGCCGGATCTGGTGGTCATCTTCGGCGATCTGCACTGGCGATCAGTCGGCACCGTCGGCAACGAAAGCATTTATACATTCAGCAACGACACCGGCCCGGACGACGCCAACCACGCCCAGGAAGGCATGTACATCCTCGCCGCGCCGCCGGGCGGCCCGGCCATCGCCCCCGGCCGCAAAGACGGGCCGACGCTGTACGACGTCGCGCCGACGATTCTCAAGTTGCTCAATCGCCCCGTCCCCGGCGACATGATCGGCAAGCCACTGGTATGA
- the nrnA_1 gene encoding Bifunctional oligoribonuclease and PAP phosphatase NrnA: protein MTAVSASGASPLSIRPDPRRLAPDDFVRQAAALRRPLIVAHVTPDADSLGSSLGLAALLRHAGIDAHVGLPTGCVAKRLEFLLQLAPDVPRVADLPADHGFDALVVVDTANEKRINFAAGTLQQFSRSFAIDHHITNTDFCSANWVDPHAASTCEMVAILAAQAGWTLSQASASLLYAGIHGDTAGFSLPSTNADSLHVAADLVRAGADVSHIGEQLCRSQHRADFELLRRVYDHTTIVENGRIAYSFLSHQDIVETGCKADDIDDQVSIPRALRGVQIAMLFSEGEPGVVRVNLRGEGKVTIVEIAQRFGGGGHPQSAGVRMRNRPMQEVIDTLIGAAVEHLHSLDKAGASAV, encoded by the coding sequence GTGACCGCTGTTTCCGCCTCGGGCGCCTCGCCCCTTTCCATCCGACCCGATCCACGGCGACTCGCGCCCGATGATTTCGTTCGTCAGGCCGCCGCACTGCGCCGTCCGCTTATCGTCGCGCACGTCACCCCCGACGCCGACTCGCTCGGCTCATCGCTCGGTCTGGCCGCGCTCCTGCGCCATGCCGGCATCGATGCCCACGTAGGGCTACCGACCGGTTGCGTCGCCAAGCGGCTGGAATTCCTTCTGCAACTCGCGCCCGACGTGCCGCGCGTCGCCGATCTGCCCGCCGACCACGGGTTCGACGCGCTCGTCGTCGTCGATACCGCGAACGAAAAACGCATTAACTTCGCCGCGGGCACGCTGCAGCAATTCTCCCGCTCGTTCGCCATCGACCACCACATCACCAACACCGATTTCTGCTCGGCGAACTGGGTCGATCCCCATGCCGCCAGCACCTGTGAGATGGTCGCCATCCTCGCGGCCCAGGCTGGTTGGACGCTCTCCCAGGCCTCCGCCTCCCTGCTTTACGCCGGCATTCACGGCGACACCGCGGGGTTCAGCCTCCCCTCCACCAACGCCGATTCGCTGCACGTCGCCGCCGACCTGGTCCGCGCCGGCGCCGATGTCTCCCACATCGGCGAGCAGCTCTGCCGCTCCCAGCATCGCGCCGACTTTGAACTCCTGCGCCGCGTTTACGATCACACGACAATTGTAGAAAACGGTCGCATCGCGTACTCGTTCCTCTCCCATCAGGACATCGTCGAGACCGGTTGCAAGGCCGACGACATCGACGATCAGGTCAGCATCCCCCGCGCCCTCCGCGGCGTGCAGATCGCCATGCTCTTCTCCGAGGGCGAGCCGGGCGTCGTGCGCGTCAACCTGCGCGGCGAGGGGAAGGTCACCATCGTGGAGATCGCGCAGCGATTCGGCGGCGGCGGGCATCCGCAATCCGCCGGTGTCCGCATGCGCAACCGACCCATGCAGGAAGTGATTGATACGCTGATCGGCGCCGCGGTCGAACACCTGCACAGCCTCGACAAAGCCGGCGCGTCTGCGGTTTAA
- a CDS encoding Undecaprenyl-phosphate mannosyltransferase has product MSRPPTISVVVPTYREAPNLPILAERLFAALDATGLTGELVFVDDNSQDGTDAAVQALAATRPVRLIVRTTERGLSSAVLVGFAETKHDVLVCMDADLSHPPESVPYLLEPLLRGEADFVIGSRYVAGGKTDDDWGLFRWLNSKVATLLARPLTTVRDPMAGFFCLHRTTLERARAAGLNPIGYKIGLEILIKSRCDRVAEVPIDFADRLHGKSKLTMRQQIEYLRHLARLYRFRWPIAWPAALVLCVAALALAVKWTAGQFRGAPM; this is encoded by the coding sequence GTGAGCAGGCCCCCTACCATCTCCGTCGTGGTTCCGACCTATCGCGAAGCCCCGAACCTCCCCATCCTCGCGGAGCGTCTCTTCGCCGCCCTCGACGCCACCGGGCTGACCGGCGAGCTTGTCTTCGTAGACGACAACAGTCAGGACGGCACCGACGCCGCCGTGCAGGCGCTCGCCGCGACCCGCCCGGTGCGACTCATCGTTCGCACAACCGAGCGCGGTCTCTCGTCGGCCGTACTCGTCGGCTTCGCCGAGACAAAGCACGATGTGCTGGTCTGCATGGATGCCGATCTGTCGCACCCGCCGGAATCGGTCCCGTACTTGCTCGAACCGCTGCTCCGCGGCGAAGCGGATTTTGTCATCGGCTCACGCTACGTCGCCGGCGGCAAGACGGATGACGACTGGGGGCTGTTTCGGTGGTTGAATTCCAAGGTGGCCACGCTGCTGGCCCGCCCTCTCACAACCGTGCGCGACCCGATGGCGGGTTTCTTCTGCCTCCATCGCACGACGCTTGAGCGCGCCCGCGCCGCCGGGCTGAACCCGATTGGTTACAAGATCGGGCTGGAGATTCTCATTAAGTCGCGCTGCGATCGCGTCGCGGAGGTTCCCATCGATTTCGCCGATCGTCTTCATGGCAAGAGCAAGCTCACCATGCGGCAGCAGATCGAATACCTGCGCCACCTCGCACGGCTCTATCGCTTCCGCTGGCCCATCGCGTGGCCCGCCGCACTCGTCTTGTGCGTAGCGGCACTGGCGCTGGCTGTGAAATGGACTGCTGGACAGTTTCGCGGCGCGCCGATGTAA
- a CDS encoding putative transcriptional regulatory protein yields the protein MAGHSKWNNIKRKKGVIDARRGRLWSKLARNLIVAAKHGGGDPAANLSLRYAIDKAKEANMPADTIDKAIKKGTGELEAAEYLPVVYEGYGPSGVAFIVDGLTDNPHRTAPEIKKIFERGGGNLGATNCVSWNFATKGVFTINKSDTTEDALMEVALDAGADDVKLDGGLFEVTCEATAYDAVKKKALEARKLPLQSAEITKRPGSTISVDAEVGQKIIQLIEMFEEHDDVQNVYTNFDMSDETMAKLNA from the coding sequence ATGGCCGGTCACAGTAAATGGAACAACATCAAGCGCAAGAAGGGCGTGATCGACGCACGGCGCGGCCGGCTATGGAGCAAGCTTGCTCGCAATCTGATCGTTGCCGCGAAGCACGGCGGCGGCGATCCGGCGGCCAACCTGTCGCTGCGCTACGCGATCGACAAGGCCAAAGAGGCCAACATGCCCGCCGACACGATCGACAAGGCGATCAAGAAGGGCACGGGCGAGCTGGAGGCGGCCGAGTACCTGCCGGTCGTGTACGAGGGATACGGTCCCAGTGGTGTCGCGTTCATCGTGGACGGGCTGACGGATAACCCGCACCGCACGGCGCCGGAGATCAAGAAGATTTTCGAGCGCGGCGGCGGCAACCTCGGCGCGACCAATTGCGTCAGTTGGAATTTCGCCACCAAGGGCGTCTTCACGATCAATAAATCGGACACGACCGAGGACGCGCTGATGGAAGTCGCCCTCGACGCGGGCGCGGACGATGTGAAACTCGACGGCGGACTTTTTGAAGTCACCTGCGAGGCGACGGCCTACGACGCAGTGAAAAAAAAAGCGCTGGAGGCCAGGAAGCTCCCTCTGCAAAGCGCCGAAATCACCAAACGCCCCGGCAGCACGATCTCGGTCGACGCCGAAGTCGGCCAGAAAATCATCCAGCTGATCGAAATGTTCGAGGAGCACGACGACGTGCAAAACGTCTACACGAACTTCGACATGTCCGATGAAACCATGGCAAAGCTCAACGCGTGA
- a CDS encoding PEP-CTERM motif protein, protein MITVNYTVDGGGNNNAPLNGLGARATFTANGALMTVLLENTSTGLPAGFDTADSLLVSLGFNLPRGLTIVSGNSAVIGPGSVGLGQWSALGAGDSVAVDWAWTNSGGGDLLNSFLQVFSTSSGNQGLTLFGGGAANVGGPFGGIAASPPLLNIPGAQRAVSNSILFGLTLSAPLTDAQLGSVANQSIVEFGSDARYLRVPEPSSLALLAVGAMGLIGRRSRR, encoded by the coding sequence ATGATTACGGTGAACTACACGGTCGATGGCGGCGGTAACAACAACGCGCCGCTGAATGGGCTGGGGGCGCGCGCGACGTTTACGGCGAACGGCGCATTGATGACCGTACTGCTGGAGAATACGAGCACGGGCCTGCCGGCGGGGTTCGATACGGCGGATTCGCTTCTGGTGTCGCTGGGGTTCAACCTGCCGCGGGGTTTGACGATCGTCAGCGGCAATTCGGCCGTGATTGGGCCCGGATCGGTGGGACTGGGTCAGTGGAGCGCGCTCGGCGCGGGTGACAGCGTCGCGGTGGATTGGGCGTGGACGAATTCAGGCGGCGGCGACTTGTTGAATTCGTTCCTCCAGGTATTCAGCACGAGCAGCGGCAACCAGGGACTGACGCTCTTCGGCGGCGGCGCGGCGAATGTGGGCGGTCCGTTCGGCGGAATTGCGGCCAGCCCGCCGTTGTTGAACATTCCGGGCGCGCAGCGCGCGGTCAGCAATTCGATTCTCTTTGGATTGACGCTTTCCGCACCGCTGACCGATGCGCAACTCGGCTCGGTTGCAAACCAGAGCATCGTCGAGTTCGGGTCGGATGCTCGATACCTTCGCGTGCCCGAGCCGTCGTCGCTGGCGTTGCTGGCGGTCGGTGCGATGGGGCTGATCGGCCGTCGCTCGCGCCGTTGA
- a CDS encoding PHB/PHA accumulation regulator DNA-binding domain protein encodes MTAPSDPQRYEIRKYPNRRFYDVTRSRHVTLDDLYELVKVGHEIVVTDSKTGTDITNVVLTQIILEHDPPKLDLFPASLLHQAIQANQQMVRRFVDEYFAQAVNAFAESRNRFDEFLRRSGFSALQPMAPFDWVRMLFPGVAGGAPNATQAAPPPVPSPAHQHAPNSTSTGAAERADTQSLRDEVEALRAELAAMRKSAKPRKPSGKPRK; translated from the coding sequence ATGACCGCCCCATCCGACCCCCAGCGTTACGAAATCCGAAAATACCCCAATCGCAGATTTTACGACGTCACCCGAAGCCGCCACGTCACGCTCGATGACCTGTACGAGCTGGTCAAGGTCGGCCACGAGATCGTCGTCACGGATTCCAAGACGGGGACGGACATTACCAACGTCGTGCTGACGCAGATCATCCTCGAACACGATCCGCCTAAGCTCGATCTCTTCCCTGCGAGCCTGCTCCACCAGGCCATTCAGGCGAATCAGCAGATGGTGCGGCGTTTCGTTGACGAGTACTTCGCTCAGGCCGTCAACGCCTTCGCGGAATCGCGCAATCGTTTCGACGAGTTTCTGCGCCGCTCGGGTTTCTCGGCGTTGCAGCCCATGGCGCCGTTTGACTGGGTGCGCATGCTTTTTCCCGGCGTGGCCGGCGGCGCGCCAAACGCCACGCAAGCTGCCCCTCCACCTGTGCCATCACCGGCTCACCAACACGCGCCGAACTCAACATCAACTGGTGCCGCAGAGCGCGCCGATACCCAGTCGCTTCGTGATGAGGTGGAAGCCCTGCGGGCCGAATTGGCCGCCATGCGCAAGTCCGCCAAACCGCGCAAGCCCTCCGGGAAGCCGAGAAAATAA